Proteins from a single region of Bos javanicus breed banteng chromosome 7, ARS-OSU_banteng_1.0, whole genome shotgun sequence:
- the LYRM7 gene encoding complex III assembly factor LYRM7 isoform X1, translated as MGWRNKYYGHLSLNQRLYHLQSNDCLYLSPNLLIPDWCMKHIYAYSLPSVGCLPSTSNLFLFPPQQSKNLFQQPSASTVVPFTRLLKPKSLKSSTLLCGFSTQVLQLFKTLHRTRQQVFKNDARALEARIKINEEFKCNKTETSPKKIEENWSLGKTFL; from the exons ATGGGTTGGCGTAATAAATATTATGGTCATCTTTCACTAAATCAGAGGCTTTATCATCTACAGAGTAATGACTGTCTATATTTATCTCCCAACCTCTTAATTCCAGATTGGTGTATGAAGCATATTTATGCCTACTCACTACCTTCAGTAGGATGTCTACCAAGcacttcaaatttatttttattccctcCACAACAATCTAAAAACCTATTCCAGCAGCCTTCTGCCTCTACTGTAGTACCATTCACCAGATTGCTCAAGCCAAAATCCTTGAAGTCATCAACTCTTCTTTGTGGATTTTCAACACAG GTTTTACAGCTCTTTAAAACATTGCACAGGACCAGacaacaggtttttaaaaatgatgctaGAGCATTAGAAG CCCGaataaagataaatgaagaaTTCAAATGTAATAAAACTGAAACTTCTCCTAAGAAAATAGAAGAG aattggTCCCTAGGAAAGACCTTCTTATAG
- the LYRM7 gene encoding complex III assembly factor LYRM7 isoform X4, producing MQQELHTEVWQVLQLFKTLHRTRQQVFKNDARALEAARIKINEEFKCNKTETSPKKIEELIKIGSDVELILRTSVIQGIHTDHNTLKLVPRKDLLIENVPYCDAPTQKQ from the exons ATGCAACAGGAACTTCATACAGAAGTCTGGCAG GTTTTACAGCTCTTTAAAACATTGCACAGGACCAGacaacaggtttttaaaaatgatgctaGAGCATTAGAAG cagCCCGaataaagataaatgaagaaTTCAAATGTAATAAAACTGAAACTTCTCCTAAGAAAATAGAAGAG CTAATAAAAATAGGTTCTGATGTTGAATTGATACTCAGAACATCTGTTATACAAGGTATTCACACAGACCACAATACGCTGA aattggTCCCTAGGAAAGACCTTCTTATAGAAAATGTGCCATATTGTGATGCACCAACTCAGAAGCAATGA
- the LYRM7 gene encoding complex III assembly factor LYRM7 isoform X3, whose translation MVSCDWLPGGGATRPLEKWPQAETRAMGQAAKVLQLFKTLHRTRQQVFKNDARALEARIKINEEFKCNKTETSPKKIEELIKIGSDVELILRTSVIQGIHTDHNTLKLVPRKDLLIENVPYCDAPTQKQ comes from the exons ATGGTGAGCTGTGATTGGTTGCCGGGAGGCGGGGCGACTCGACCGCTGGAAAAGTGGCCGCAAGCGGAGACGAGAGCCATGGGTCAGGCGGCCAAG GTTTTACAGCTCTTTAAAACATTGCACAGGACCAGacaacaggtttttaaaaatgatgctaGAGCATTAGAAG CCCGaataaagataaatgaagaaTTCAAATGTAATAAAACTGAAACTTCTCCTAAGAAAATAGAAGAG CTAATAAAAATAGGTTCTGATGTTGAATTGATACTCAGAACATCTGTTATACAAGGTATTCACACAGACCACAATACGCTGA aattggTCCCTAGGAAAGACCTTCTTATAGAAAATGTGCCATATTGTGATGCACCAACTCAGAAGCAATGA
- the LYRM7 gene encoding complex III assembly factor LYRM7 isoform X2, translated as MVSCDWLPGGGATRPLEKWPQAETRAMGQAAKVLQLFKTLHRTRQQVFKNDARALEAARIKINEEFKCNKTETSPKKIEELIKIGSDVELILRTSVIQGIHTDHNTLKLVPRKDLLIENVPYCDAPTQKQ; from the exons ATGGTGAGCTGTGATTGGTTGCCGGGAGGCGGGGCGACTCGACCGCTGGAAAAGTGGCCGCAAGCGGAGACGAGAGCCATGGGTCAGGCGGCCAAG GTTTTACAGCTCTTTAAAACATTGCACAGGACCAGacaacaggtttttaaaaatgatgctaGAGCATTAGAAG cagCCCGaataaagataaatgaagaaTTCAAATGTAATAAAACTGAAACTTCTCCTAAGAAAATAGAAGAG CTAATAAAAATAGGTTCTGATGTTGAATTGATACTCAGAACATCTGTTATACAAGGTATTCACACAGACCACAATACGCTGA aattggTCCCTAGGAAAGACCTTCTTATAGAAAATGTGCCATATTGTGATGCACCAACTCAGAAGCAATGA
- the HINT1 gene encoding adenosine 5'-monophosphoramidase HINT1, producing MADEIAKAQVARPGGDTIFGKIIRKEIPAKIIYEDDQCLAFHDISPQAPTHFLVIPKKYISQISAAEDDDESLLGHLMIVGKKCAADLGLKKGYRMVVNEGSDGGQSVYHVHLHVLGGRQMNWPPG from the exons atggcAGATGAGATCGCCAAGGCTCAGGTCGCCCGGCCTGGCGGCGACACGATCTTCGGGAAGATCATTCGCAAGGAAATCCCAGCCAAAATCATTTATGAGGATGACCAG TGTCTTGCTTTCCATGACATTTCCCCTCAAGCACCAACACATTTTCTGGTGATACCCAAGAAATATATATCTCAGATTTCTGCAGCAGAAGATGATGATGAAAGT cttCTTGGGCATTTGATGATTGTTGGCAAGAAATGTGCTGCTGATCTGGGCCTGAAGAAGGGCTATCGAATGGTGGTGAATGAAGGTTCAGATGGGGGCCAGTCTGTCTATCATGTTCATCTCCATGTTCTTGGAGGTCGGCAGATGAACTGGCCTCCTGGTTAA